In a genomic window of Candidatus Poribacteria bacterium:
- a CDS encoding TonB-dependent receptor → MRPRGTRVRRGIPDSASFLIWLSFAIGLPLAGSLQAGEASASLPPSVVRALRIETPRTSVSASVEELDADDIRARNAQTLGQLLDGLASVRVQRYGGLGSLETLSVHGASAERVVVVQDGIRLNSPQHGLTDLSLWDGRGVGKAEVARGGYSAMYGADAMGGVIYLESLSSKDRPPFWFSTEAGSFGLRGVRAGASGSARGGSGSIEAARLMAENDYPYDWYGETRRRWNTDAQQTAVRVRADVPTRSWRWVLNSQGTHRHAGTPGPDTGAPINESAPRIRQDDDDGFATIRAIRPGQTWRIEASGSVRGTYQRYHDPTIDIDSRHRVRSVTSSGQATRMLGPFRVAAGLDGELSTIRSTETKDGDRRHVGAYAICMASFGLGGGWSADADAALREDAFSDFGRAFSPRTGIVVGNGAFRLLANAGESFRAPTFNSLYWNPGGNPELQPEHADHHAVGVGWTRPTWSAEVTRLEARYRNQIRWLPDAGGKWSAQNVARSELSGWDAWAAARTGRWRARLRGSQSDAVQKDGSPATTPAYGKQIPFVARRMASAEVSYERSEFGFTARQRWVGQAFTRADNRAALPGYSIGDMGVWVRPRWMEGHWELRVDVDNVWNRRYVVMPQYPLPGRALRLAVSGSL, encoded by the coding sequence ATGCGCCCACGTGGTACGCGGGTACGGCGTGGCATCCCAGATTCGGCATCTTTCCTCATCTGGCTGAGCTTTGCCATCGGTCTGCCGCTTGCCGGTTCGCTGCAAGCCGGCGAAGCATCCGCATCGCTCCCGCCGTCCGTTGTGCGCGCCCTGCGCATCGAGACGCCTCGCACGTCTGTGTCCGCCTCGGTCGAAGAGCTGGACGCCGATGACATACGGGCCCGGAACGCCCAGACGTTGGGTCAACTGCTGGACGGGCTCGCCAGCGTGCGCGTTCAGCGGTACGGCGGCCTCGGCTCCCTTGAGACGCTTTCGGTTCATGGCGCATCGGCGGAACGCGTCGTGGTCGTCCAGGACGGGATCCGCCTCAACTCCCCGCAGCATGGTCTGACCGACCTGAGCCTGTGGGACGGACGTGGCGTCGGCAAAGCCGAAGTGGCGCGCGGCGGCTACTCGGCGATGTACGGCGCGGACGCGATGGGTGGCGTCATCTATCTGGAGAGCCTCTCGTCGAAGGATCGCCCGCCGTTCTGGTTCTCGACGGAGGCCGGCTCGTTTGGGCTGCGCGGCGTCCGTGCCGGAGCGTCGGGGTCTGCTCGCGGCGGCAGCGGATCCATCGAAGCCGCTCGTCTGATGGCTGAGAACGATTACCCCTATGACTGGTACGGCGAGACCCGCCGACGCTGGAACACCGACGCCCAGCAGACCGCTGTGCGAGTTCGAGCCGATGTCCCGACCCGGTCGTGGCGATGGGTCCTGAACTCGCAGGGCACGCATCGACATGCCGGCACGCCGGGCCCTGACACAGGAGCGCCGATCAACGAATCCGCTCCTCGGATCCGCCAGGACGACGACGACGGGTTCGCCACGATCCGAGCCATCCGCCCAGGGCAGACTTGGCGGATCGAGGCATCCGGCAGCGTCCGCGGCACCTATCAACGGTACCACGACCCAACCATCGATATCGATAGCCGGCATCGAGTGCGTTCGGTGACGTCGTCCGGGCAGGCGACGCGTATGCTGGGTCCGTTCCGCGTCGCGGCTGGATTGGATGGCGAGCTCTCGACGATCCGCAGCACCGAGACGAAAGACGGTGATCGTCGGCATGTCGGGGCGTATGCCATCTGCATGGCGTCCTTCGGGTTGGGCGGCGGCTGGTCAGCCGACGCCGACGCCGCGCTTCGCGAGGATGCGTTCAGCGACTTCGGTCGAGCCTTCAGCCCGCGGACTGGCATCGTGGTCGGCAACGGGGCATTTCGCTTGTTGGCGAACGCCGGTGAGAGCTTCCGAGCCCCCACCTTCAACAGCTTGTACTGGAATCCAGGCGGCAACCCGGAGCTCCAACCCGAGCACGCAGATCACCACGCGGTTGGCGTTGGGTGGACCAGACCGACTTGGTCGGCTGAGGTCACTCGACTGGAGGCGAGATACCGGAACCAGATCAGGTGGCTGCCGGACGCGGGCGGCAAGTGGTCCGCGCAGAACGTAGCCCGGAGCGAGTTGTCCGGCTGGGACGCTTGGGCTGCCGCGCGCACGGGACGCTGGCGCGCAAGGCTCCGGGGCTCCCAGTCCGATGCCGTGCAGAAGGACGGCTCGCCTGCGACAACGCCGGCGTATGGCAAGCAGATTCCATTTGTTGCGCGACGGATGGCTTCGGCGGAGGTCTCCTACGAGCGAAGTGAGTTCGGATTCACTGCTCGGCAGCGTTGGGTCGGGCAGGCGTTCACACGAGCCGACAATCGCGCGGCTCTTCCCGGCTATTCCATTGGCGACATGGGCGTCTGGGTGCGCCCCAGATGGATGGAGGGACACTGGGAACTACGCGTTGACGTGGATAACGTCTGGAATCGTCGCTACGTCGTGATGCCTCAGTATCCGCTTCCCGGGCGGGCGCTTCGGCTGGCGGTCAGCGGAAGCCTTTGA